A segment of the Chlamydiales bacterium genome:
TTAAAAGTCGCATGAATCTAATCCTCTCCGCCTTTCAGAGAGGCAGCCTACCATTCCCTAACCGCGTGAATTTTGAGAGCCTCGCACGCCTCTTTATGAAATATCTACAAGAGCGCTACCCTTCAACGGATAAAGCGTTGCAGATGGCAATACAGCTCGGTCTTTCAGATGAGGATGAGGGTCCGGTCATCGTTCTCACTCAGATGAGAGATGCTGTAAGGCAGGTCGCCCCAAAACTCTACAGATCTCCTCAGCATAGGCAAGATGTGCTCATGTCTCTAATTGAAGCTCTAGAGGATCTTGAAGAGGAAGATGAGAAAGAAGAGGATAAGGATGAGAAAAAACGGAAGGGCCAAGGATAAGTATGGATCGCTTTCAAGCTCTTCTTAATCAGATTAGTCCGCTCATCGATGAGCCACTCTATGCCGATCGCAAGCGCGCGGTGCGTATTACCATTAATGAGACGCTGCACGTTCACCTTGAAGATGACGAGCCAAAAGACCGCATTCTAATCGCCACTTTTATCAGCGAAATCCCCCCGGGTAGATACCGCGAAAATCTACTCAAAGAGGGATTAAAATCTAATGCTCAATTTCCAAGAGTGGGGACCTTCGCCTATTCAGAACGCAACAACCAGCTCTGCCTATTTGAATACCACTCCTATGTCAACCTCACTGGGGAAAAGGTCGCCGATAGGCTAGCCGTTTTCATAGAGAAGGCCCTACTCTGGAGACAGGCGATCGAAGGGGGAACACTGCCCGCAGGCAAAGAGGTAGAGTCGAAAGCTAACCGTTCAGTATTTGGACCACAATGAACGGAAAACTTGAAAAGACACTTCACAACTCCGCAGCACACAAGCATTGGGAGAAGATAGGCATCTTCCCGCACCATGGCTTCGATATTCCCCTCTCTGCAATCCACAGCAAAAACAGCTGCGGTATTGGAGAGTTTCTCGATCTCATTCCGCTGATCGACTGGTGCCACGAGATCAAGATGGATGTAATTCAGCTTCTGCCTCTCAACGACTCTGGAAACGATCCCAGCCCCTACAATGCACTCTCCTCCTGCGCGCTCAATCCCATCTACCTTTCGCTTCACGCGCTGCCCTTTATAGACGAGCTCCCAGAGCTACACAAATCATTCACCCAGATGCGTGCGCTCACACAATCACCAAAAGTTCATTACCATGAGGTGAAGGTACAGAAGCTCTACTGGCTTAGGCTCTACTTCGCAAAAGCTGGAAAAAAGCTGATCAAAAAACCCGAATTCGAGCAGTTCATCGCAGAGAATGGCTGGACGATCTCCTATGGCCTATTTAAAACTCTTAAAGACATTTTAGAGCAGAGCCTCTGGCAGTACTGGCCCGACGAGCTCAAACACCCGACAAAAAAGCAGTATGATGATCTTGTTGAGTGCTACTGGGACGAGATCTGCTTCCACATCTGTTTACAATACCTCGCATTTGACCAGTTTAAAGCAGTAAAAAAATATGCTGAGAACGCCCGCGTTCTTCTGAAAGGAGATGTGCCCATCTTGATCAGCCGCGATAGCGCAGATGTCTGGTACCATCCAAATTTTTTCAACCTAGACTACTCTGCAGGCGCACCGCCTGATCCCTATTCCGAAGAGCAGCAGTACTGGGGCTTCCCGCTATACCGCTGGGAAGAGAAAAAAAAGACTCAATATAGCTGGTGGAAGCAGCGCCTAAAAGTTGCGAGCAACTTCTTCGATCTCTATCGAGTCGACCATGTCATCGGCCTCTTCCGCATCTGGGCGATTCCAGTCGGACACCCCATTACACAGGGACACTACATTCCAACCGATGAGTCGCTCTGGCTGCCCCAAGGCAGAGAGCTCCTTACAATGATGCTCTCCTCTTTCGAAATGCTCCCCATCGCCGAAGATCTCGGCAATGTCTCTCCAGATATCCGCCTCTGTCTTAAAGAGCTTGGGATTCCCGGCACAAAAGTGATCCGCTGGGAGCGCCGATGGGAGACAGATAAGAGCTTCATTCCACTGGATGAGTACACGCCCATCAGCATGACAACACTCTCCACTCACGACTCTGAAACGCTCGCTCTCTGGTGGAGAGATATTCCACTGGAGTCAAAAGCATTTGCAAAATTTAAGGGATGGACATACGCGCCCGAGCTTACGCGAGCCCAGCGCAAAGAGATTCTCTGGGAGAGCCATCACACTGCCAGCCTCTTTCATATCAATCTGCTCCAAGAGTATCTCGCCCTCTATCCAGAGCTCGTCTGGCCAGATCCTCAGGATGAGAGGATCAACATCCCAGGAAAAATTCTCCCCAGCAACTGGACCTACCGCTTCCGCCCAAGCGTCGAAGATCTACTCGCTCATGAAAATCTCCAGCGCGAAATCCAAGAGATCGTCATGAGTCCTGCAACTCCAGCCATTCGACTACTTGCATAAATCGCCCCTTGAGCAAAAGCTCTGATTTATATAAGTTCATTAAAAAATGAGAGATCGATGGGTATATGGCTTAGTTTAGCTTTCTTGCTCCTCTTTGCACCTTGCCTACAAGCTAAGGAGCGCAGAGAAACAGGCTCAGAAAAAAAGAAGGCCGCCCCTCTCTCCTTTGAAGATACCAAGTTGCGCTCGCTCTACAGCAGCTTAGACCCGCTCTCGATCACTCAACACCTCGCCTTCTACGAACTCTATCCCAACACCAGCTATGGCCATGAAGCTCTTGCGAAAGCTTGGCAACTTCTAAGCGGAAAAAAAGAGTACACCTCGCTTGAAAACCTCCCCTTTCCCAAGCTGGATATTCAAGCGATCATCTCGCTTGTCACGAGACAATCTTTCGATCCTCCCGCTGAACTCACACCGGATCAGCTCTCTGTCATTGAAAAAATTAGCGAGCAGCTCGCCAACCGAAAACTCAAAGGGTACACCGTCTGGACCGAAGA
Coding sequences within it:
- a CDS encoding CesT family type III secretion system chaperone; its protein translation is MDRFQALLNQISPLIDEPLYADRKRAVRITINETLHVHLEDDEPKDRILIATFISEIPPGRYRENLLKEGLKSNAQFPRVGTFAYSERNNQLCLFEYHSYVNLTGEKVADRLAVFIEKALLWRQAIEGGTLPAGKEVESKANRSVFGPQ
- a CDS encoding 4-alpha-glucanotransferase; its protein translation is MNGKLEKTLHNSAAHKHWEKIGIFPHHGFDIPLSAIHSKNSCGIGEFLDLIPLIDWCHEIKMDVIQLLPLNDSGNDPSPYNALSSCALNPIYLSLHALPFIDELPELHKSFTQMRALTQSPKVHYHEVKVQKLYWLRLYFAKAGKKLIKKPEFEQFIAENGWTISYGLFKTLKDILEQSLWQYWPDELKHPTKKQYDDLVECYWDEICFHICLQYLAFDQFKAVKKYAENARVLLKGDVPILISRDSADVWYHPNFFNLDYSAGAPPDPYSEEQQYWGFPLYRWEEKKKTQYSWWKQRLKVASNFFDLYRVDHVIGLFRIWAIPVGHPITQGHYIPTDESLWLPQGRELLTMMLSSFEMLPIAEDLGNVSPDIRLCLKELGIPGTKVIRWERRWETDKSFIPLDEYTPISMTTLSTHDSETLALWWRDIPLESKAFAKFKGWTYAPELTRAQRKEILWESHHTASLFHINLLQEYLALYPELVWPDPQDERINIPGKILPSNWTYRFRPSVEDLLAHENLQREIQEIVMSPATPAIRLLA